Proteins found in one Carcharodon carcharias isolate sCarCar2 chromosome 8, sCarCar2.pri, whole genome shotgun sequence genomic segment:
- the LOC121281140 gene encoding acid sphingomyelinase-like phosphodiesterase 3b isoform X2, translating to MPLLSLFLFLVTCGAALSSTGYFWHITDMHWDPDYQVTDNPLAVCPSASDPVKNPGKWGNYLCDSPWALINSSIYAMKDIFPNPNFIIWTGDDTPHIPNEKLSDEAVLRMIGNVSQLIQHVFPDIKVYAAMGNHDMHPKSQFPATGHLIYNRTAELWAQWLDAASIPTFQKGAFYTEKLLHQKGQRIIILNTNFYYNRNALTVDLSDPAGQFQWFDDVLSRASTAGEKVYIIGHIPPGFFEKKRGTHWFQENFNKRYIEIITKHSQVIAGQFFGHQHRDSFKIFYSNNGFPVSAMFIAPAVTPWKTTLAGLQDGSQNPGIRLFEYNTDTLQILDVVTYYLNLTFANTWAPRWEKEYRLTEAFQVPDATIESMQTVLDKLSQDKSHLQNPISSDLPTQAT from the exons ATGCCTCTCCTCAGTTTGTTCCTCTTTTTGGTGACCTGCGGAGCTGCCCTGTCTTCCACAG GTTATTTCTGGCACATCACAGATATGCACTGGGATCCTGATTACCAAGTTACTGACAATCCATTGGCAGTATGCCCTTCTGCTTCGGATCCTGTAAAGAATCCTGGAAAATGGGGTAATTACCTGTGCGATTCCCCATGGGCTCTGATCAATTCATCGATCTATGCCATGAAGGATATCTTCCCGAATCCCAACTTTATAATTTGGACAGG GGATGACACTCCACACATCCCCAATGAGAAGCTCAGTGATGAAGCAGTGCTGAGGATGATAGGGAATGTGTCGCAGCTCATACAGCATGTGTTCCCAG ATATCAAAGTTTACGCTGCAATGGGAAACCATGATATGCATCCAAAGAGTCAGTTTCCTGCCACTGGCCACCTGATTTATAATCGAACTGCGGAGCTGTGGGCCCAGTGGTTGGATGCAGCATCAATTCCCACTTTCCAGAAAG GTGCCTTTTACACAGAGAAGCTGCTGCATCAGAAGGGACAGCGAATAATCATCCTGAATACAAACTTCTACTACAAcaggaatgcactgactgtggatcTGAGTGACCCCGCTGGACAGTTTCAGTGGTTTGATGATGTCCTCTCCAGAGCCTCAACAGCAGGCGAGAAA GTTTACATCATTGGGCACATACCACCAGGATTCTTTGAGAAGAAACGGGGAACACACTGGTTCCAAGAAAATTTCAACAAGAGGTATATAGAAATCATCACAAAGCACAGCCAAGTGatagcaggacagttttttggACATCAACACCGTGACAGCTTTAAAATCTTCTATTCCAACAATG GTTTTCCAGTTAGTGCTATGTTCATTGCCCCTGCGGTGACCCCTTGGAAAACCACATTAGCTGGCTTACAAGATGGATCACAAAACCCTGGGATTCGCCTCTTTGAATATAATACAGACACTCTCCAGATCTTG GATGTGGTGACCTATTATTTAAACTTAACCTTTGCTAACACCTGGGCTCCACGTTGGGAAAAAGAATACCGCTTAACAGAAGCATTCCAAGTACCTGATGCCACAATTGAATCCATGCAGACTGTGCTGGACAAATTAAGCCAGGACAAGAGTCATCTGCAGAA TCCTATCTCAtctgaccttccgactcaggccacGTGA
- the LOC121281140 gene encoding acid sphingomyelinase-like phosphodiesterase 3b isoform X1, with protein sequence MPLLSLFLFLVTCGAALSSTGYFWHITDMHWDPDYQVTDNPLAVCPSASDPVKNPGKWGNYLCDSPWALINSSIYAMKDIFPNPNFIIWTGDDTPHIPNEKLSDEAVLRMIGNVSQLIQHVFPDIKVYAAMGNHDMHPKSQFPATGHLIYNRTAELWAQWLDAASIPTFQKGAFYTEKLLHQKGQRIIILNTNFYYNRNALTVDLSDPAGQFQWFDDVLSRASTAGEKVYIIGHIPPGFFEKKRGTHWFQENFNKRYIEIITKHSQVIAGQFFGHQHRDSFKIFYSNNGFPVSAMFIAPAVTPWKTTLAGLQDGSQNPGIRLFEYNTDTLQILDVVTYYLNLTFANTWAPRWEKEYRLTEAFQVPDATIESMQTVLDKLSQDKSHLQKYYEYNSVSYDLGECNEWCRTDHICAIKDVDYSRYKNCIKSGGSSGMNEMWLLWLSVLILALLFRYN encoded by the exons ATGCCTCTCCTCAGTTTGTTCCTCTTTTTGGTGACCTGCGGAGCTGCCCTGTCTTCCACAG GTTATTTCTGGCACATCACAGATATGCACTGGGATCCTGATTACCAAGTTACTGACAATCCATTGGCAGTATGCCCTTCTGCTTCGGATCCTGTAAAGAATCCTGGAAAATGGGGTAATTACCTGTGCGATTCCCCATGGGCTCTGATCAATTCATCGATCTATGCCATGAAGGATATCTTCCCGAATCCCAACTTTATAATTTGGACAGG GGATGACACTCCACACATCCCCAATGAGAAGCTCAGTGATGAAGCAGTGCTGAGGATGATAGGGAATGTGTCGCAGCTCATACAGCATGTGTTCCCAG ATATCAAAGTTTACGCTGCAATGGGAAACCATGATATGCATCCAAAGAGTCAGTTTCCTGCCACTGGCCACCTGATTTATAATCGAACTGCGGAGCTGTGGGCCCAGTGGTTGGATGCAGCATCAATTCCCACTTTCCAGAAAG GTGCCTTTTACACAGAGAAGCTGCTGCATCAGAAGGGACAGCGAATAATCATCCTGAATACAAACTTCTACTACAAcaggaatgcactgactgtggatcTGAGTGACCCCGCTGGACAGTTTCAGTGGTTTGATGATGTCCTCTCCAGAGCCTCAACAGCAGGCGAGAAA GTTTACATCATTGGGCACATACCACCAGGATTCTTTGAGAAGAAACGGGGAACACACTGGTTCCAAGAAAATTTCAACAAGAGGTATATAGAAATCATCACAAAGCACAGCCAAGTGatagcaggacagttttttggACATCAACACCGTGACAGCTTTAAAATCTTCTATTCCAACAATG GTTTTCCAGTTAGTGCTATGTTCATTGCCCCTGCGGTGACCCCTTGGAAAACCACATTAGCTGGCTTACAAGATGGATCACAAAACCCTGGGATTCGCCTCTTTGAATATAATACAGACACTCTCCAGATCTTG GATGTGGTGACCTATTATTTAAACTTAACCTTTGCTAACACCTGGGCTCCACGTTGGGAAAAAGAATACCGCTTAACAGAAGCATTCCAAGTACCTGATGCCACAATTGAATCCATGCAGACTGTGCTGGACAAATTAAGCCAGGACAAGAGTCATCTGCAGAAGTATTATGAATATAATTCGGTCAGCTACGACTTGGGGGAATGTAATGAGTGGTGCCGTACTGATCACATTTGTGCTATTAAAGATGTCGATTATAGTAGATACAAAAACTGCATCAAGTCTGGGGGATCATCCGGAATGAATGAAATGTGGTTGTTGTGGCTTTCTGTGCTAATATTGGCCCTGCTATTTCGTTACAATTGA